Proteins encoded by one window of Panicum virgatum strain AP13 chromosome 7N, P.virgatum_v5, whole genome shotgun sequence:
- the LOC120680880 gene encoding G-type lectin S-receptor-like serine/threonine-protein kinase At1g61460 → MHCLHEQGNVHLDLKPSNVLLDSDMTPKIIDFGISQLLNDNKSDTHGSAAWDAREDGRMDELFVPELLGDEPQLKEIKRCVEVALLCTQFDQADRPHLEDVLQMLHGLKEMPTPKKPSYMVDSPDLHDDDWIFVERNDLP, encoded by the exons ATGCACTGCCTACATGAGCAAGGCAATGTCCATTTGGATCTGAAACCAAGCAACGTCCTCTTGGATTCTGATATGACTCCTAAGATTATTGATTTTGGAATATCTCAATTGTTGAACGACAACAAGAGTGATACCCATGGTAGTGCT GCTTGGGATGCTCGGGAGGATGGTAGGATGGATGAGTTATTTGTTCCGGAACTGCTTGGTGATGAGCCTCAGCTAAAGGAGATCAAGAGGTGCGTGGAGGTAGCACTACTGTGCACTCAGTTTGATCAAGCAGACCGCCCCCACTTGGAGGATGTTCTTCAGATGCTACATGGACTGAAAGAAATGCCGACCCCAAAGAAACCAAGTTATATGGTGGATTCTCCTGATCTACATGATGACGACTGGATTTTTGTGGAGAGGAATGATTTACCGTGA
- the LOC120682005 gene encoding F-box protein At3g12350-like, which yields MIEAVSGGGGIARCPFVTLCIADSGDTVAALGGAPVYVNFVGSNHIVVEPAAAGEDDEIEVVSGSPPEEMYAHFANRRSPGSRRRRRGKHGRRGGGGLMEAEHFVRIADAEPTWARPLQGLWKVLPPLYAELAQLSVAECPGSAVPVAKFDCSGITRVECS from the coding sequence aTGATCGaggcggtgagcggcggcggcgggatcgccAGGTGCCCCTTCGTCACGCTCTGCATCGCCGACTCCGGGGACACCGTGGCAGCGCTCGGGGGCGCGCCCGTCTACGTCAACTTCGTCGGCAGCAACCACATCGTGGtggagcccgcggcggcgggggaggacgaCGAGATCGAGGTGGTGAGCGGGTCCCCGCCAGAGGAGATGTACGCACACTTCGCCAACAGGAGGAGCCCCGGgtccaggaggaggaggcggggaaagcacgggaggagaggaggaggaggtctgaTGGAGGCCGAGCACTTCGTGAGGATTGCGGATGCGGAGCCAACATGGGCGCGGCCACTTCAGGGCCTCTGGAAGGTGCTTCCTCCTCTCTACGCAGAGCTTGCTCAATTGTCAGTAGCGGAATGTCCAGGCAGTGCTGTTCCTGTTGCAAAGTTTGATTGTTCCGGTATCACGCGTGTGGAGTGCTCGTGA